Sequence from the Physeter macrocephalus isolate SW-GA unplaced genomic scaffold, ASM283717v5 random_48, whole genome shotgun sequence genome:
GTGCAGGCCCGGGTCGCGCCTGGAGGAGGCGGGGCCTGAGTCAGTGGGCGGAGCCTCAAACGCAGCTCTGGGTCCGACGGAGCCCCATTTCGGCGCTAGTGGGGGCTCTGCCCTGGGAGGCTGTCTGTTTAGGGCCGCACGCAGCTCCGCATCTGGTGCTCATTACAGGATGACAAAGAGCCGGCTCTGggcccccttccccactcccatccccGCCCTCTGACAGCAGTGCTTTTAACTCCTTCCTGCCCTCGGGGCGCTGTGGATCTCCTGCCCAGGGTTACAGGAGGGAGCTCTAGTTCTTCCCGTCCTGGCAGGCTTTGTCAACCCCCAGGCTACGCCCCCCACCTTCTTCTCAGGCCTAGGCCTTTGGACCACCTCGCGACCCCCACTCCCATCCAGTGAACCTCTCCGGCGGCGCCTCCAACGTTAAAAGCTTGGGCTGGATCTGTCGGGGGCGTCTGGTTTGAGTTAGGGGAACGTGAGAGCGGAGGGGGGGCGGTGCGTAGCGTTCCCTCCGCCCCCTCCgtgccgccccccaccccgcgcccCTATTCGTCCCCAACTCCCGCCCCTCCTCTCCTGGTCCCTTGGGGCCCAGCTCAGCCTTCtagcccaggcccagcccctgggGTCAGAGGGTGGCAAAGGGCACTGCGTAGGAAAGGGGGGCTCTGGGTCACCCCTCCTCGCCTGCCCGGGTGGTCGTGGTGGCTCTGCTCCGTCCTAATTAGAGGTCCCTTAGAAGCCGCAACTGAAAAATCACAGAGGTGGTGGGAACCCacgcctccctctccccctgccaTGCCTCCCCCTCCTTGGTCCCCCCAAGGCAATGAGCCCAGGATGAGGGAGGTTGCTGGGTCCCCACAGGCTGTGATTTTTCTTACCATCCCCTCCTCCCGTTCATGGCACATCTCAGCCTGGAGCGGGCTGAGCCTTGCTCGGTCTGCAGTTCTCCCTCTCCCAGCACCATCCACACAGATAAGGGCACAGTGTGGCCCAAGACTGGAAGGCCTTGCTCAGGAGGCTGCCAGGGAGCTGGGTGTGGGATCTCGCTCCTGGGTTCCTGGCTCTCCGCAGCCCAGCTTCTAGGCTCTGCCTCCCACCGCCTCcccagagcagagaggaggagtgcCTCCCATCACCTACAACCCAGGGGGGTGACAGCACCCTTGACTCAAGCCGCCTGAGCCCCAGCCACCAACTTCTGGGTGCCCTTCGGGGCGGGGAAGGGAAGTACCAGAGCTCACCCTCTAGACCGCCTTCACTCCCCAGAATCACCAGGCCTAGAACTTGCCTTTGACCCCCTAAACCCCAGTTTGGCTCCAGTTCAGCAGAAGCCCTCATTCCAGATTCAGTCCCACCTTCTAAGAGTTACGGTAAAAAGAGGAACGAACCAATATGAAACTCTCTTCACGCCGAACCTCCCACTCCTAGGCTCTcggtgtgaacttgggcaaagttctgccctctctgggctcctgTTTCCCTGAGAATCTCTAAAGCACACTCTGCCTTGAGGAGTCTTACCTTATTTCCTGGGGAGCCCAAACAAGCTGAAGGAAGATCCCCTCCTTCTTTTTTCTGAGTCCTCCCAGACCCTCCCCTCAGGCACCAATGGGGGTCAGGAGCTTTGGGTGAGGTTGGCACCCCGTTTATTGGAGAAGACCCCAGAACCCACCCCCTGAGGTCCTGGGGGGCCTCGGCATCTCCTCCGTCGTGAGTGCTGGGCCAGGAAACGGAGCTCCCAAGAGTCAGGTCTAGCGGTTGACTGAGAGAGGAGCCTGGCTGGGCCCGGGGGACCAGGAAGCCTTCTGTCCAGCTGGGCAGCCCCCGTGGGTCCCTGGTGCAGCCTGGCCCATGTGTCCAACGCatgccccttcccccaccccacagagCGGGGGCTGCGCCCCATCACACGCTGGTTCTGCAGGTCTGCACCCCTGTGAGGCTGCCCCGGTGGGGCGCGGGTTCCGTTGAGCCCTTGCTCCCGGCGTGGGTGACCCAGCGATAGCAGTCGGTCACGCGCTTATTGGGCGCGTGGGGGCCACAGCGGGTACAGTACACGATGCCCAGTGCAAGTAGGACCACCAAGAAGACGCATGTTGGCACTAGGAGTGCCACCAGCAGCCACCGATCATCCCTGCGGCTGCGGCCTGCTGGACTGGCCTCCCCCAGGGCTGTGGGGACCGCCGAGGGCAGCCACGGGGCCAGGTTGGGGTCAGGGGTACCTTCCCTTGGGACTTGTGGGGCTTTGGAATGGGGGTGTGTCGGGCTAGCGAGTGAGGTCTGGTTAGTGGGGctctctgggggcaggggagtgtGGAAGGCTGGGGGTAGGGTGGCAGCAGGCACGGGGACTTGATGGGCAGGCGACACAGGGGCCCTGGAGGTAGTGGTCAGAGAAGGCTGGACAGTGGAAGTAATGGGATGGTGGGTGGCCTGGGCTTTGAGGACCGGGATATCTGGGGTCACAGGGGTTTGACGGGCGCTGGAGGTGGTGACCAGAGGGGCGTGGTTAGCTGGGATTCGAGGCAATTGAGTGGTGTTCTGGGTATCGACGACCTGGGTATCTGGAAACATGGGGGACTGGTGAGCGGGGAACAGTTGAGGATATTTGGCTGAGATAATTGGGGGCCGGTGGGCAGGGGTCGGTCCTGGGTGCGTGGCAGAGATAACGGGGGGCCGGTGGGCAGAAGGCAGATCGGGATAGTTGGCTGAGATCTTGGGGAACTGGTGGTCAGAGGGCAAAGCTGGCTGTACTGCAGGGATCACGGGGGGctgaggggcagggggcaggggtggacGCGTGGCAGAGACCACCACAGGCCGGGTGACAGAGAGCACTGAGGAGTGGTAGGGGACCCTAGGGGCACTAAGCGGGGGTGGCCAGGTGGGGTCCAGGTAGGGCATCCGTGACTCTCTGTCCTCTGGGAAGCTAGGTTGATAGGCCAGGCCAAAGTCAGGTGACTGCGTGGCCTCCATCCACGGGATCCCAGGCATCTCTGTCCAGCCACCGTCGAAGACCTCCCAGGTTTCAtcttcatcctcttcctcctccccatcgTCCAGCAACTCGTCCCCAAGGTCCTGGGAAGCCCGGGCGCCCACGGCCCCAGCGGGGCTGCAGCTGATGCCGTCAGCCTCCAGCTCGTGGCCCTCGCTGCAGTAGCACTCGAAGCCACCAACGTAGTTGACGCACATCTGCTGGCACACGCCGGCAATCTGGCATTCATCTGTGTCCACGCAGCGGTGTGGCTCATCCTCGGCTGGCCGGAAACCCAGGCGACAGTGGCAGCTGTAGCCCTGTGGCCCTCCAGGCTCACACTGCTGCTCACACAGGGCGTGGGCACAGGGGTCCTCGCAGCTGCGCCCGTCCACTGCCAGCCGGAAGCCCTCGGTGCAGCGACAGGACACCCGGCCGGCCGCCTCCTCCACGCACTCGTGTTCACAGCCGCCGTTGTCCGGGCCGCAGCCGGTACCGGGGCACAAGGGCCCAGTCCGCGACCAGCCCACGCCACCGTCAGGCTGCTTCACGCAGAGCAGAGAGGCTTCTCTGCCAGCCTGGCACGGCACGGCGGCCACAGAGCCGAAGGGCAGCCACTGAAACTCTGCCGAGACCAGGTGGAAGGGCGTGGTGTAGACGGCGGGGCCGGCCTGGCCTGCCTCATCGGGCAGCGCTGGGCAGGAGCCCTCGAAGCCAAACTGGCACAGGTAGCCATCGACGGCCAGCGTGCACGAGCCCTCGAGCCAGCGATGCTCGCCACTCGCCTCAAGGGCCGCGCAGCGCTGGGCCGGGCAGGGCCCCCCCGTGGCGGGCTGGGCCCAGTTGGTGAAGGCCGTGTCCTGGTCCCCTGTGGTCCACGTGAAGCCCCGCAGTGGGCGCTGCGGCTGGCAGTGCCGGGCCTGCCGCTGCAGCCCGATCCACAGCAGCCGGCTGGCCGGGCCGGAGCCCACCAGGCTGTCCACGCGCCGGGCCTCCTCGGGGGTCCGCGGCGTGGCCAGGTCGCCCCCCAGCTCGCGGCAGGCCCGCCAGGCCTCCAGGAAGGTGCGGCGCCGCGGGAAGAGCGCGTAGCAGCTGCCGGGGCCGCAGGCAGCGCGGGGCTCGGCGGCCCAGGGGGCCTGGCCCAGCGTAGGCACCGCGGCCGCCCAGGCCAGCAGCAGGCGCAGCAGCATCGCGACGCCCCCCGACTGGCCCAGGCCCGGCCGGCAGCCGCTCTTGACAGGGGGAGGGACTGGGGCCTCCGGcgggcgggccgggggcgggcccGGGCCGGCTCAGGCCTTGTAAGGAGTGGGCTGGGG
This genomic interval carries:
- the CD248 gene encoding endosialin, whose product is MLLRLLLAWAAAVPTLGQAPWAAEPRAACGPGSCYALFPRRRTFLEAWRACRELGGDLATPRTPEEARRVDSLVGSGPASRLLWIGLQRQARHCQPQRPLRGFTWTTGDQDTAFTNWAQPATGGPCPAQRCAALEASGEHRWLEGSCTLAVDGYLCQFGFEGSCPALPDEAGQAGPAVYTTPFHLVSAEFQWLPFGSVAAVPCQAGREASLLCVKQPDGGVGWSRTGPLCPGTGCGPDNGGCEHECVEEAAGRVSCRCTEGFRLAVDGRSCEDPCAHALCEQQCEPGGPQGYSCHCRLGFRPAEDEPHRCVDTDECQIAGVCQQMCVNYVGGFECYCSEGHELEADGISCSPAGAVGARASQDLGDELLDDGEEEEDEDETWEVFDGGWTEMPGIPWMEATQSPDFGLAYQPSFPEDRESRMPYLDPTWPPPLSAPRVPYHSSVLSVTRPVVVSATRPPLPPAPQPPVIPAVQPALPSDHQFPKISANYPDLPSAHRPPVISATHPGPTPAHRPPIISAKYPQLFPAHQSPMFPDTQVVDTQNTTQLPRIPANHAPLVTTSSARQTPVTPDIPVLKAQATHHPITSTVQPSLTTTSRAPVSPAHQVPVPAATLPPAFHTPLPPESPTNQTSLASPTHPHSKAPQVPREGTPDPNLAPWLPSAVPTALGEASPAGRSRRDDRWLLVALLVPTCVFLVVLLALGIVYCTRCGPHAPNKRVTDCYRWVTHAGSKGSTEPAPHRGSLTGVQTCRTSV